The nucleotide window GGCCGGTCAGCCGCTGCACGGCCGGGTTGACGTACCGCCAGCGCAGCCGGAGGTCGAGCAGGGCCAGCCCGAACGGCGCCTGGTCGGTGAGGGCCGACAGCAGGTCCACCGGATCGGCACCCAACTCGGCGGCGGCCGCCTCGATCAGTCCCCCGTCGGCCCGCCGGTCTGGATCCGCAGGGTCCACCCGCCACCTCCTCCACCGTCGGTGAGCTGCCCTGATAGGTGATCACGTTAACGGACGCGGCCCGCTTCCACGTCTGAGGGACAGTATGTCGGCTCGGTCCGGGCGGCGGAGGTGACCGGGAGCCGTCGGAAAGGGGTTCAGTTGGTGGAAGCCGAGGTGGACCCGTCAGTGGACCGACTGGTTGCGACCGCCGCCGCGGTGGCCAATGCGGTGGCCAACGCGGTGGTCGCCGCGGTCGCCACCGCGGCGGTCGGCGCGGTGGTCAAGGCAGCGCGTGGGAACGGCCCTTGACGGCGCGATAGGTCTAGTCCATTGTCAAGCCCGTATCAACTGCCACGCGTCGCCCCCACCGTTCGCTCGCAGGAGGATCCATTGCCCCGCCATGCCGTCCGCCGGCGCCCGCGCTCCCTGCTCGCCCTGCTGACCAGCGGCGCCCTGCTGCTCGGCGGCTCGCTCGCGGCCACCGGCGCCGCCCGCGCCGACAGCGCCAACCTGGTGACCAACCCCGGTTTCGAGACCGGTGACCTGACCGGCTGGAGCTGCGACGCCGGCACCGCCACCGTGGTCCACTCGCCGGTGCACTCCGGCAACGACGCCCTGGCCGGCGCCGCGAGCGGCTCCGACGACGCCCAGTGCACCCAGACCGTCGCCGTGCAGCCCAACTCCGCCTACACGCTGAGCGCCTGGGTGCAGGGCGCCTACGTCTACCTGGGCGCGCAGAACCTCGGCAACGCCGCCTGGACCCCGTCGGCCACCGGCTGGCAGCAGCTCAGCACCGGTTTCACCACCGGCGCGACCACCACCTCGGTCACCCTCTACCTGCACGGCTGGTACGGCGAGGGCAGCTACTACGCCGACGACGTGCAGCTCACCGGCCCGGCCGGCGGGGGCGGCGGCAACCAGACCCCCGCCACCCCGACCGGACTCGCCGTCACCGCCACCACCAGCTCCAGCGTCTCGCTCGCCTGGACCGAGCCGGCCACCGGCAGCGCCGCCACCGGCTACAAGGTCTACGACGGCTCGACCGCCGTAGCCACCCCGAGCACCACCTCGGCGACCCTCACCGGCCTGGCCGCCGGCAGCACCCACAGCTACACCGTCACCGCCCTGGACGCGGCCGGCCACGAGTCCGCCCCCTCCGCCGCCGTCACCGCCACCACCCAGGGCTCCGGCGGCGGTGGCACCGCGCCCTGGCACCCCAACTACCTGGCGATCGGCAGCGTCTACACCCCCGGCCCGAACGTGGACTCGTTCTTCAGCAGCTGGGGCACCCACGGCAAGCTGCCCGACTACGGGTACGAGTACCTGGTCGGCAACGACATGCCGAACTGGGCCGCGACCACCACCACGATGGTCCAGCACTCCGAACAGCTCGGCATGACCCCGGTGCTGACGGAGTACGGCATGAACGGCAACATCGACGGCACCAGCGTCGACTGGACCAACATGCAGAACTCCGGCTGGCTCACCAGCTACTTCCAGGCCCTGAAGAACGCCGCCACCGCCGCCAACGCGGCCTCCGGCGGCAAGCCGGTCGGCTGGGTGATCGAGCCCGACATGATGGGCTACCTGCAGCAGAACTACGGCAGCGACGCCACCAAGATGGCCGCCGCGACCAGCGCCGTCTACTCCTCCGGAGTGCTCACCAGCGGCACCGACCCGGCCTTCGACAACACCCTCAAGGGCCTGGTCGAGGCGATCAGCTACACCGTCAAGAAGTACGACCCCAGCGCCTTCCTCGGCTGGGAGGTCAACACCTGGGGCGTGCGCGACGCGCTGAAGGACACCGACACCATGGGCTGGACCGCCGGCCGCCAGTCGGTGGTCAACACGGCGAACCAGGTGGCCGCCTTCCTGAAGACCGCCGACCTCGGCTACCAGGCCGACTTCGTCGCCTTCGACCAGTGGGGCCAGGACTACGGCGTGCTGCGCGACCCGAACCCGGCCGGCGACGTCCGCTACCTGAACGCCGCGCACTGGAGCAACTACCTGCTCTACGTCCAGACGATCCGTCAGGACCTCGGGCTGCCCGCCGTGCTCTGGCAGCTCGCGGTCGGCCACCTCAACTCCACGCACACCCCGAGCCCGACGTACTTCAACGCCTCCGGCACCTTCCCCGACCTGGACAACGTCACCCAGGAGCAGGCCGAGGACTCCTCCTCGACCTTCTGGTACGGCGACTCCTTCACCTCCAGCGGAAACAACCTGGCCTTCTACTCCAGCAACCCGGGCAACGACCCCAAGGTGTCGGTGAACGGAAGCACCGTCACCTGGGGCTCGCACCTGCCCGAGGCGGCGGCCGCCGGCGTGGTCGCCATCCTGTTCGGGGCCGGCACCGGCACCAGCACCTACGGCGTGCCGGAGACCTCCGGGGCCGACCAGACGGCGCCCGGCGACTTCGGGTACTGGGCCACCCGCACCCAGTCCTACCTGGCCGCGCCCACCCCGCTGCCGTGATGCTCCGTCAATAGGATTAACACGGTGCCCCCGTACCGCGCGGTGCGGGGGCACCCGCCGGTCCGGACCGCAGACTGCCGTCATGGAGCGATCGAGCAGGGGCGGCCGCCCGGTGGCGCCCGGGCTGCAACGCGCGGCCGGGTACACCTGGCGGCTGCTGGTGCTGGCCGCAGCGCTCTACCTGGTGCTGCTGGTGCTCGGCCGGCTGGTGCTGCCGGTGGTGGCGGTCTTCGTCGCGCTGGTGTTCACCTCGGTGCTGCGCCCGGTGGCCGACCTGGCGGCCCGCCGACTGCCCCGCTCGCTGGCCGTCGCGGTGGCGGTGCTCGGCTCCCTGCTGCTGCTCGCCGGGCTGCTCGCGGGCATCGGCGCCTCGGTGGCCGACCAGTGGAACAGCCTGGTCAACGAGTTCCGCGGCGGCGTCGGGCGGATCGAGCACTGGCTGGAGGGCGCGCCGTTCCACGTCCGCCCGCAGACCGCCACCCAGCTGCAGAACAAGCTCGGCTCCTACCTGTCCGCGCACAAGGCCACCCTGATCAACACCGCGGTCAGCCAGGCGGGGAAGGTGGTGGAGGCGGCCACCGGCGCGGCGCTGGCACTGTTCTGCTCGATCTTCTTCACCCACTCCGGCGACCGGATGTGGGCCTGGCTGCTGGGCCAGCTCCCGTCCGGCGTCCGCGGCACCTGGGACCGCGGCGGGCGGACCGCCTGGCGCACCTTCGCCGGCTACACCCGCGGCATCGTGATCGTCGCGGCCAGCAACGCGGTGCTGGTCGGCATCGCGCTGGCGCTGCTGCGGGTGCCGCTGGTGGTGCCGCTGGTGGTGCTGGAGTTCTTCGCCACCCTGGTGCCGCTGATCGGCTCGCCGATCGCGATGGTGATCGCGGCGGTGGTGGCGCTGGCTTCGCGCGGGCCGGTGACGGCGGCGGTCGTGCTCGTCCTGATCGTGGTGATCGGCCAGATCGAGGGCCACGTGCTGCACCCGGTGGTGATGAGCTGGGCGATCCGGATCCACCCGGTGGCGGTGGCGCTCTCGGTGATCGCCGGCGGCATCCTGGCCGGGGTGATCGGCGCGGTGGTGGCGCTGCCGCTGGTCTCGGTGCTCTGGGCGGTGATCAGCGAACTGCGGGCGGGAGGTGACGACCCGTGACCGGCTGCCTGTTCTGCTCCTTCGTGGCGGATCCGGCCGGCTCGGACCTGGTGGAGGTGCACCGCGACGAGGTGGCGCTGGCGTTCCTGGACCACCGGCCGCTCTTCCCCGGGCACCTGCTGGTGGTGCCGGTGCGTCACGTGGCGGTGCTGACCGAGCTGCCGGCCGAGCTGACCGGTCCGTTCTTCGAGCGGGTGCGCCGGCTCACCGCGGCGGTGGAGGAGGGCACCGGCGCGCGGGGCTCGTTCGTGGCGATGAACAACCGGGTCAGCCAGTCGGTGCCGCACCTGCACGTGCACGTGGTGCCGCGCAACCCGAAGGACGGGCTGCGCGGCTTCTTCTGGCCGCGCACCCGCTACCCGGACCGGGCCGCGGCCGAACGGGTGGCGGCCGCCGTGCGGGCCGCGCTGCGGCCGTGAGCCGCGGCTGCTACCCGGCCGGGACCGGGGCCGGCAGCGGCGTCGGGGCCAGCGGGCGCGGGGCGGGGGCGACCAGTTGCGGGTCGACGGTGAGCAGCGCCACCCCGAGCGGTTCGGCGAGCTCGCGCAGCGCGGTCGGGCACAGGGTGGTCCAGGGCTGCTCCGGGCCGAGCGCGGCGCCGAGCCGCTCGACGGTGCTGAAGGCGACGGCGGTGCGCTCGCCCAGCGGGGTGCGGAAGAGGCGGAGGGTGAGACCCGCCGGACCGGGCCTGACCGGGATGACTAGCTCGGGTTCCTCGGCGCCGGTGGTGCTGCGCTGGTCCATGGCTGCTCCAGGAGCGGTTCTAAGGTGCGGTTCGGGCCTCGCGGCGGCGGGGCGCCCATCGACGCTAACCCCGCCACCGGCCACCCGGCGCCCGCTCCTGACGGCTCCTTGACCCCGCCGCCCGGGGTGTTGACACGGCCTTGACGCAGGTCAGTACACGCAGGGGATGCTGCCGCCCTCGACCGCGTTGCCGCTGAACTCGTCGGCGATCGAATCGCCGCTGGGGCTGCTGGTGGGGCCGGCGGTGGAGCTGCCGGTCGCGTCGTCCGTGCTGTCGGCGCCGGCTCCGGCGGAGGCGGTGGGGCCGTCCGAGGCGCCGGACGTCGGGTCCGCCGACGTTGCGGACAGGGACGGCGACGGCTCGGCCGAGGACGTCGGCGCATCCGGGGACGAGGACGGGGACGAGGTGGGCGCGGCCGGGCTGGCGTCGGCGTACCCGATGGTCTGCTTCACCTGGGCGCGGATCTTGTCCACGTCGACGATGTTCACGTCCCCGTCGCCGCCGCCCAGGTCGGGCTGGCTGATCACCGAGCCGAGGGTGTTGAACTCGACGTTGCCGCCCGTCAGGTTCGGCACCTGCTGGGCGAAGTCGAGCACGTTCCAGCTGCTGTCGATCACCACGTCCTTCTTCACCGCGTCCAGCAGGCTCTGCATCTTGCCCAGGTCGCCGAAGACGCCCTGGTCCTTGAGCTTCTTGGTCACCCCGGCCAGGAAGGCCTGCTGACGGTGCGTCCGGTCCAGGTCGCCGTTGGGCAGGTTGTAGCGCTGGCGGACGAAGGAGAGCGCCTGGGCGGCGTTCAGCTGCTGCGGCCCGGCCGGGAAGTCGGCACCCGAGCCGTGGCCGGCCCGGGTCGCGGTGCGCGCCACGATCGGGTCCTTGACCGCCTTCTTCAGGCAGACCTCGATCGGGCCGAGCGCCTGGGCCACGTCGTAGAAGCCGATCAGGTTGACCTCGGCGAAGTGGTCGATCGGCACCTGGAGCATGTTCTGCACCGTCAGCAGGGTGGCCTGCCGCCCGGCCTCGCGGCTCTGGTGCTCCAACTCCACCGGATCGGTGACCCCCTTCGCGGTCAGCTCCTTGACGGCCTGGTACTTCGCCCGGTCGTAGGCCTCCTTGACCTTGTGCTTGCCGAGCTTCGGCTGCCCCGGGGCGTTGATCAGGTCGACGTAGTCGTCGCGCGGGATGGAGAAGGCCTCGACCTTGCCGCCGTTGGCCGGGATGTGCATGAGGATCAGCGTGTTGGTGTTGTAGCCGCCGATGTCCGAGGTGGAGCCGGCGTGCAGGTCGTTCTGCAGCACGTCCGAGGGCAGCGCGTTGCCGTCCTGGTCTCGCCGGCTGTCCAGCCCGATCAGCAGCAGGTTGACCGAGTTGTCCAGGTGGCCGGCGCTGTCGGTGGGGCGCGGCGGGGCCGCCTGCTTGACCGGGGCGAGCGCGTCGGAGGTGGTGATCCCGGTGGTGAGCGAGTGGAAGGTGTACCAGCTGAACCCGCAGGTGCCGAAGACGGCCAGCGAGACGCCGAGCACCAGGGTGCGCCCGGCCAGGGCGATCGGCGCGGTGCGCCGCCGCTGCCGACGGGTGCTCCGCGGCGCCTCGTCCTCGGCCGTGCTCGGGTCCTGCTCGCTCATCGGTCCTCCTCAGTCCCCGGGACCCTCCCGGGTGGCTGTGCTGGGGGCACCGCGGATCCCGGGGCCCCCACCTACAACTCAGACGCGGGCCGGGAGCGGTTGGTGGCGTGCGGAGGAAAAATAATTCATACAGGAAGGTTTTCCTCACGGTATGTCAGAAAATGGTCAAGGGATCCTCCGCACTCTGTACCGATCCCGTCCCGAACGGCTGGACCGTGCT belongs to Kitasatospora viridis and includes:
- a CDS encoding HIT family protein — protein: MTGCLFCSFVADPAGSDLVEVHRDEVALAFLDHRPLFPGHLLVVPVRHVAVLTELPAELTGPFFERVRRLTAAVEEGTGARGSFVAMNNRVSQSVPHLHVHVVPRNPKDGLRGFFWPRTRYPDRAAAERVAAAVRAALRP
- a CDS encoding SAV_915 family protein, whose product is MDQRSTTGAEEPELVIPVRPGPAGLTLRLFRTPLGERTAVAFSTVERLGAALGPEQPWTTLCPTALRELAEPLGVALLTVDPQLVAPAPRPLAPTPLPAPVPAG
- a CDS encoding LCP family protein encodes the protein MSEQDPSTAEDEAPRSTRRQRRRTAPIALAGRTLVLGVSLAVFGTCGFSWYTFHSLTTGITTSDALAPVKQAAPPRPTDSAGHLDNSVNLLLIGLDSRRDQDGNALPSDVLQNDLHAGSTSDIGGYNTNTLILMHIPANGGKVEAFSIPRDDYVDLINAPGQPKLGKHKVKEAYDRAKYQAVKELTAKGVTDPVELEHQSREAGRQATLLTVQNMLQVPIDHFAEVNLIGFYDVAQALGPIEVCLKKAVKDPIVARTATRAGHGSGADFPAGPQQLNAAQALSFVRQRYNLPNGDLDRTHRQQAFLAGVTKKLKDQGVFGDLGKMQSLLDAVKKDVVIDSSWNVLDFAQQVPNLTGGNVEFNTLGSVISQPDLGGGDGDVNIVDVDKIRAQVKQTIGYADASPAAPTSSPSSSPDAPTSSAEPSPSLSATSADPTSGASDGPTASAGAGADSTDDATGSSTAGPTSSPSGDSIADEFSGNAVEGGSIPCVY
- a CDS encoding AI-2E family transporter, with translation MERSSRGGRPVAPGLQRAAGYTWRLLVLAAALYLVLLVLGRLVLPVVAVFVALVFTSVLRPVADLAARRLPRSLAVAVAVLGSLLLLAGLLAGIGASVADQWNSLVNEFRGGVGRIEHWLEGAPFHVRPQTATQLQNKLGSYLSAHKATLINTAVSQAGKVVEAATGAALALFCSIFFTHSGDRMWAWLLGQLPSGVRGTWDRGGRTAWRTFAGYTRGIVIVAASNAVLVGIALALLRVPLVVPLVVLEFFATLVPLIGSPIAMVIAAVVALASRGPVTAAVVLVLIVVIGQIEGHVLHPVVMSWAIRIHPVAVALSVIAGGILAGVIGAVVALPLVSVLWAVISELRAGGDDP
- a CDS encoding carbohydrate binding domain-containing protein, whose product is MPRHAVRRRPRSLLALLTSGALLLGGSLAATGAARADSANLVTNPGFETGDLTGWSCDAGTATVVHSPVHSGNDALAGAASGSDDAQCTQTVAVQPNSAYTLSAWVQGAYVYLGAQNLGNAAWTPSATGWQQLSTGFTTGATTTSVTLYLHGWYGEGSYYADDVQLTGPAGGGGGNQTPATPTGLAVTATTSSSVSLAWTEPATGSAATGYKVYDGSTAVATPSTTSATLTGLAAGSTHSYTVTALDAAGHESAPSAAVTATTQGSGGGGTAPWHPNYLAIGSVYTPGPNVDSFFSSWGTHGKLPDYGYEYLVGNDMPNWAATTTTMVQHSEQLGMTPVLTEYGMNGNIDGTSVDWTNMQNSGWLTSYFQALKNAATAANAASGGKPVGWVIEPDMMGYLQQNYGSDATKMAAATSAVYSSGVLTSGTDPAFDNTLKGLVEAISYTVKKYDPSAFLGWEVNTWGVRDALKDTDTMGWTAGRQSVVNTANQVAAFLKTADLGYQADFVAFDQWGQDYGVLRDPNPAGDVRYLNAAHWSNYLLYVQTIRQDLGLPAVLWQLAVGHLNSTHTPSPTYFNASGTFPDLDNVTQEQAEDSSSTFWYGDSFTSSGNNLAFYSSNPGNDPKVSVNGSTVTWGSHLPEAAAAGVVAILFGAGTGTSTYGVPETSGADQTAPGDFGYWATRTQSYLAAPTPLP